CCCAGGTGCTCCACCATCGCTCTCTCCCCTGCTGCTCCCTTCACCTCCGCCAACACCCGCCGCCTGCCTCCACTCCTCTCTCTGGCGAACACTTCCACCGCGAATCTCCTGCGCAGTCGTTCTGCCCAGTCCACTCGCGCCGTCCTCTCCCTCCTCGCTTCCTTCCTGGTCTCTGCCTCAAGCGCCAC
The nucleotide sequence above comes from Cystobacter fuscus DSM 2262. Encoded proteins:
- a CDS encoding ATP-dependent helicase HrpA, coding for VALEAETRKEARRERTARVDWAERLRRRFAVEVFARERSGGRRRVLAEVKGAAGERAMVEHLG